In a single window of the Leisingera daeponensis DSM 23529 genome:
- a CDS encoding sulfotransferase, whose product MTMATPVHDWPEGLERVVLCIGAPKAATTFLYVMLRGDPRVCVSKTKEVHFWDVASGINSRLWQKRALKTLLKQCSILLVSPFRKSDLTWRDIKRSVLLLRLRWGGLKQASRYIDYLLSDYQQEKVVFEASPGYSICDAGTLAQMGRVHENTHLVLMVRDPVQRLWSDTRHRLRPGIKAGKVQREEVLQAFERDFSDPGSFGYRNSDYASIISRLEEAGLGGKLWCVFYENITDERERSVLKSALGFEPELTFSERVNVGQDITPSPELMDRAKQAFGHVYEYMYERYGSRVPSNWLA is encoded by the coding sequence ATGACGATGGCAACGCCCGTTCATGACTGGCCGGAAGGTTTGGAGCGCGTGGTGCTGTGCATTGGTGCGCCCAAAGCCGCGACCACCTTCCTTTACGTCATGCTGCGCGGCGATCCTCGTGTTTGTGTTTCGAAAACCAAGGAAGTCCATTTCTGGGATGTCGCGAGCGGAATCAATTCCCGCCTGTGGCAGAAACGGGCTCTGAAAACGCTGCTTAAGCAATGCTCGATTCTACTGGTCTCCCCTTTCCGCAAGTCAGATCTGACGTGGCGCGACATTAAACGCTCTGTTTTGTTGCTGCGCCTGCGGTGGGGCGGGCTCAAGCAGGCATCGCGCTATATCGACTACCTGCTTAGCGACTACCAGCAGGAAAAGGTGGTTTTCGAGGCTTCGCCGGGGTATTCGATTTGCGACGCCGGGACCCTTGCGCAGATGGGGCGGGTTCACGAGAACACTCATCTGGTATTGATGGTTCGCGACCCGGTTCAGCGGCTTTGGTCCGATACACGGCACCGCCTGCGGCCGGGGATCAAGGCCGGTAAAGTGCAGCGCGAGGAAGTGTTGCAAGCGTTTGAAAGGGACTTCAGCGATCCCGGCAGCTTCGGGTATCGCAACTCTGATTACGCATCGATCATCAGCCGCTTGGAAGAGGCCGGCCTGGGCGGAAAACTGTGGTGCGTGTTCTACGAAAACATAACGGACGAACGCGAACGGTCTGTGTTGAAAAGCGCTTTGGGTTTTGAGCCGGAACTGACATTCAGCGAACGCGTGAATGTTGGCCAGGACATCACTCCTTCGCCGGAATTGATGGACAGGGCAAAACAGGCTTTTGGCCATGTATACGAATACATGTACGAAAGATATGGCAGCCGTGTACCAAGCAATTGGTTGGCTTAG
- a CDS encoding NuoB/complex I 20 kDa subunit family protein has translation MAVMTGANTAGVDKEVVTRALNAELQDKGFLLTSAEDIINWARTGSLHWMTFGLACCAVEMMHTSMPRYDAERFGIAPRASPRQSDVMIVAGTLTNKMAPALRKVYDQMPEPRYVISMGSCANGGGYYHYSYSVVRGCDRVVPVDVYVPGCPPTAEALLYGLMQLQRKIRRTGTLVR, from the coding sequence ATGGCAGTGATGACCGGAGCCAACACCGCCGGTGTGGACAAGGAAGTTGTCACCCGGGCCCTCAATGCAGAGCTTCAGGACAAGGGCTTTCTGCTCACCTCGGCCGAGGACATCATCAACTGGGCGCGCACGGGCTCCCTGCACTGGATGACCTTCGGCCTGGCCTGCTGCGCGGTTGAGATGATGCACACCTCGATGCCGCGCTACGACGCCGAACGCTTCGGCATCGCGCCGCGCGCGTCGCCGCGCCAGTCGGACGTGATGATCGTCGCGGGCACCCTGACCAACAAAATGGCGCCGGCCCTGCGCAAGGTCTACGACCAGATGCCCGAGCCGCGTTACGTGATCTCGATGGGCTCCTGCGCCAACGGCGGCGGCTATTACCACTACAGCTATTCCGTGGTGCGCGGCTGCGACCGGGTTGTGCCGGTTGACGTCTATGTGCCCGGCTGCCCGCCGACGGCTGAGGCGCTGCTGTACGGACTGATGCAGCTGCAGCGCAAGATCCGCCGCACCGGCACCCTGGTGCGCTGA
- a CDS encoding NADH-quinone oxidoreductase subunit A: MEEMLREYLPIMVFLAVAAGLGIVLILAAVVLAVRNPDPEKVSAYECGFNAFDDARMKFDVRFYLVSILFIIFDLEIAFLFPWAVGFKDISDTGFWSMMVFLGVLTIGFAYEWKKGALEWQ, encoded by the coding sequence TTGGAAGAGATGTTGAGGGAGTACCTGCCGATCATGGTCTTCCTGGCCGTCGCGGCAGGATTGGGGATTGTCCTTATCCTGGCAGCCGTTGTGCTGGCGGTCCGCAATCCGGACCCGGAGAAGGTCAGCGCCTACGAATGCGGTTTCAACGCGTTCGACGATGCCCGTATGAAATTCGATGTCAGGTTCTATCTGGTGTCGATTCTCTTCATTATTTTCGACCTGGAAATCGCTTTCCTGTTTCCCTGGGCCGTCGGTTTCAAGGACATCAGCGACACCGGCTTCTGGTCGATGATGGTGTTCCTGGGCGTTCTGACCATCGGATTCGCCTATGAGTGGAAGAAAGGGGCCCTGGAATGGCAGTGA
- a CDS encoding NADH-quinone oxidoreductase subunit D: MADGSNSFDDVLTGEQKIRNFNINFGPQHPAAHGVLRLVLELDGEIVERCDPHIGLLHRGTEKLMESRTYLQNLPYFDRLDYVAPMNQEHAWCLAIEKLTGTVVPRRGQLIRVLYSEIGRVLNHLLNVTTQAMDVGALTPPLWGFEEREKLMIFYERACGARLHAAYFRPGGVHQDLPDDLLDDIDLWAMEFPKVLDDIDGLLTENRIFKQRNCDIGVVTEDDIQKYGFSGVMVRGSGLAWDLRRAQPYECYDEFEFQVPIGKNGDCYDRYLCRMEEMRQSTSIIRQAIAKLREATGDVMARGKLSPPKRGDMKTSMESLIHHFKLYTEGFHVPAGEVYAAVEAPKGEFGVYLVADGSNKPYRSKIRAPGFLHLQAMDHVAKGHQLADVAAIIGTMDVVFGEIDR, from the coding sequence ATGGCAGACGGTTCAAACTCATTCGACGATGTGTTGACGGGCGAGCAGAAGATCCGCAACTTCAACATCAACTTCGGCCCGCAGCACCCTGCGGCGCATGGGGTTTTGCGGCTGGTGCTGGAGCTTGACGGCGAGATCGTCGAGCGCTGCGACCCGCATATCGGCCTGCTGCACCGCGGCACCGAAAAGCTGATGGAAAGCCGCACCTACCTGCAGAACCTGCCGTATTTCGACCGCCTCGACTACGTGGCGCCGATGAACCAGGAACATGCCTGGTGCCTGGCCATCGAAAAGCTGACCGGCACCGTGGTGCCGCGCCGCGGCCAGCTGATCCGGGTTCTGTATTCGGAAATCGGCCGGGTGCTGAACCACCTGCTGAACGTCACCACGCAGGCGATGGACGTCGGCGCGCTGACCCCGCCGCTGTGGGGCTTTGAAGAGCGCGAAAAGCTGATGATCTTTTACGAGCGGGCCTGCGGCGCGCGCCTGCACGCGGCCTACTTCCGCCCCGGCGGCGTGCATCAGGACCTGCCGGATGACCTTTTGGACGACATCGACCTCTGGGCGATGGAATTCCCCAAGGTGCTGGACGATATCGACGGCCTTCTGACCGAAAACCGCATCTTCAAGCAGCGCAACTGCGACATCGGTGTGGTGACCGAGGACGACATTCAGAAGTACGGCTTCTCCGGCGTCATGGTGCGCGGCTCCGGCCTCGCCTGGGACCTGCGCCGCGCGCAGCCCTATGAATGCTATGACGAGTTCGAGTTCCAGGTGCCGATCGGCAAGAACGGCGATTGCTACGACCGCTACCTCTGCCGGATGGAAGAGATGCGCCAGTCGACCTCGATCATCCGCCAGGCGATTGCCAAGCTGCGCGAAGCCACCGGCGACGTGATGGCCCGCGGCAAGCTGTCTCCGCCCAAGCGCGGCGACATGAAAACCTCGATGGAAAGCCTGATCCACCATTTCAAGCTGTACACCGAAGGCTTCCACGTCCCGGCAGGCGAGGTTTACGCCGCCGTCGAGGCGCCCAAGGGCGAGTTCGGCGTCTATCTGGTGGCGGACGGGTCCAACAAACCCTACCGCTCCAAGATCCGCGCGCCGGGCTTCCTGCACCTGCAGGCGATGGACCATGTTGCCAAGGGCCACCAGCTGGC
- a CDS encoding NADH-quinone oxidoreductase subunit C, translating to MTEALKELGAQIEAKRPDCVVAWSVSFDELTIDVTPSNIAGLVEFLKSDPNCKFSTLVDITAVDYPDRAKRFDVVYHFLSMYRNQRIRLRAAVREDEMVPSIVKVHPSANWFEREVYDMFGILFSGHPDLRRILTDYGFRGYPLRKDFPTTGYTEVRYDEVQKRVVYEPVKLVQEYRQFDFMSPWEGAEYILPGDEKEAAK from the coding sequence ATGACTGAAGCACTGAAAGAGCTTGGCGCCCAGATCGAAGCCAAACGCCCCGATTGCGTGGTGGCCTGGAGCGTGTCCTTTGACGAGCTGACCATTGACGTCACGCCCTCGAACATCGCCGGTCTGGTGGAGTTCCTGAAATCGGACCCGAACTGCAAGTTTTCAACCCTGGTGGACATCACCGCGGTGGATTACCCCGACCGCGCCAAGCGGTTCGACGTGGTCTATCACTTCCTGTCGATGTACCGGAACCAGCGCATCCGCCTGCGCGCCGCCGTGCGCGAGGATGAGATGGTGCCCTCTATCGTGAAGGTGCACCCCTCGGCCAACTGGTTCGAGCGGGAAGTTTACGACATGTTCGGCATCCTGTTCTCGGGCCACCCGGACCTGCGCCGGATTCTGACCGACTACGGCTTCCGCGGCTACCCGCTGCGCAAGGACTTCCCGACCACCGGCTATACCGAGGTGCGGTATGACGAGGTGCAGAAGCGGGTGGTCTATGAGCCGGTGAAGCTGGTGCAGGAATACCGCCAGTTCGATTTCATGTCGCCGTGGGAAGGTGCGGAATACATCCTGCCCGGCGACGAGAAGGAAGCTGCCAAATGA